From the genome of Verrucomicrobiia bacterium, one region includes:
- a CDS encoding recombinase family protein — MKLPVSHTTGSVKFSTDENVKTAYSYVRFSTPQQSLGDSTRRQVEAAEQFCKENGYALDKSITLHDKGVSAFKGANTSLRNSER; from the coding sequence ATGAAATTGCCAGTTTCCCACACAACCGGGTCCGTGAAATTTTCCACGGACGAAAACGTGAAAACCGCATACTCATACGTTCGGTTCTCAACCCCTCAACAGAGTCTTGGTGATTCGACGCGCCGTCAAGTTGAAGCAGCAGAACAATTCTGCAAGGAGAATGGATACGCCTTGGATAAATCCATCACCCTACACGATAAAGGGGTGTCCGCTTTCAAAGGGGCGAATACGTCATTACGAAACAGCGAAAGGTAA
- a CDS encoding phosphoribosyltransferase: MAFAKYSPKGETHLSQVSRVIRSAVKNDTYISFTNAGKTESVNGIEFLAAKIVAAIQQYPFLKDCLNGDVVLVPIPRSAPLKTKDALWPPLRICQALLAAGLGSEISPLLIRSHAVQKSATAPKGMRATPEDHYDSTAIDNDVPALIEKPITLVDDVVTRGSSFVGMFRRLAEAFPNRTIRCFALIQTLSEGEVDKIILPVQGTITRYPSGRLWRDTGGGAQQSWNF, from the coding sequence GTGGCGTTTGCAAAATATTCGCCCAAAGGAGAGACACACCTTTCACAAGTTTCAAGAGTGATTCGGAGTGCCGTTAAAAATGACACATACATTTCGTTCACAAACGCTGGCAAAACCGAAAGCGTTAACGGAATTGAATTTTTAGCTGCAAAGATAGTTGCAGCGATTCAGCAATATCCATTTCTTAAAGATTGTTTGAATGGAGATGTGGTATTGGTGCCAATACCTCGAAGCGCACCGTTAAAAACAAAAGACGCTTTGTGGCCGCCTTTGCGTATATGCCAAGCCCTCTTAGCCGCCGGTCTTGGTTCGGAAATATCGCCTTTATTAATTCGTTCGCACGCGGTTCAGAAATCAGCTACAGCACCAAAGGGAATGCGTGCAACTCCCGAAGACCATTACGACAGCACGGCTATTGACAATGATGTGCCAGCTCTTATTGAAAAGCCAATAACGCTGGTTGATGATGTTGTAACGCGTGGTTCGAGTTTTGTTGGCATGTTCAGACGCTTAGCCGAAGCATTTCCGAATCGAACCATTCGTTGTTTCGCATTGATTCAAACGCTTAGCGAAGGTGAGGTTGATAAAATAATTCTACCCGTTCAGGGAACTATCACTCGTTACCCATCTGGTAGGCTATGGAGAGATACTGGCGGTGGAGCGCAGCAGTCTTGGAATTTTTGA
- a CDS encoding DNA-processing protein DprA, translating into MPKISVGNGRGLQSWLADAGANGVCNGMDSREALVALNMVEGVGPIRVRQLLEHFGEAPAILGASRSALRQVRGIGEDTAEAIANWEKQVDLAGELKRISEFGCHILIGSDEDYPELLKQIYDPPVVLYVKGRLTERDKNGVAMVGSRMTTPYGMETARKLAYQLAYVGVTVVSGGARGIDTAAHQGAMSAKGRTVAVLGTGINLMYPVQRTTGNINNSQWN; encoded by the coding sequence TTGCCGAAGATTTCCGTGGGGAATGGGCGCGGCCTCCAATCATGGCTTGCGGATGCGGGGGCGAATGGAGTATGCAACGGCATGGATTCACGCGAAGCGCTGGTGGCACTAAATATGGTCGAGGGCGTGGGGCCGATTCGGGTGCGGCAGTTGCTCGAACATTTTGGCGAGGCGCCGGCGATTTTGGGGGCGTCGCGGAGCGCGTTGCGGCAGGTGCGCGGTATTGGCGAGGACACGGCGGAGGCGATCGCGAATTGGGAGAAGCAGGTGGACCTGGCGGGGGAGTTGAAGCGCATCAGCGAATTCGGCTGCCATATTCTCATCGGCTCGGACGAGGATTATCCCGAGTTGCTCAAGCAGATTTATGATCCGCCGGTTGTGCTTTACGTCAAAGGCCGTTTGACTGAGCGCGATAAAAATGGCGTGGCGATGGTGGGCTCGCGGATGACGACGCCGTACGGCATGGAGACGGCGCGCAAGCTGGCGTATCAACTCGCGTATGTCGGCGTGACGGTGGTGAGCGGCGGCGCGCGCGGGATTGATACGGCGGCGCATCAGGGGGCGATGAGTGCGAAGGGGCGGACGGTCGCGGTGTTGGGCACGGGCATCAACCTAATGTATCCAGTCCAACGAACAACCGGCAACATCAATAATTCCCAATGGAATTAA
- a CDS encoding DNA-processing protein DprA, producing MNLNAFARDMDSERCHNVSMNVPVEMTPTELLGQLNEVEQKYAPQMLFVVGRRDILNNRPRVSIVGSRKASAEGIQRARKLAKLVVQQGGLVVSGLAAGIDTAAHTSAINSNGFTAAVIGTPLSKSYPRENTELQALIQREHLCVSQFPEGYPTQPKNFPIRNRTMALISDATVIIEAGEKSGAISQGWEALRLGRGLFISKAVVDNRSLTWPDEMLAHGAEVLSDKSLDAFFSSLPVRILPFELNGISF from the coding sequence ATGAATTTAAACGCTTTTGCCCGTGACATGGATTCAGAACGCTGTCATAATGTAAGTATGAACGTGCCGGTGGAAATGACGCCGACCGAATTACTTGGCCAACTCAACGAGGTGGAACAAAAATATGCACCCCAAATGCTATTCGTCGTCGGGCGTCGAGACATTCTCAATAATCGTCCGCGAGTTTCAATCGTAGGAAGTCGGAAGGCTTCAGCGGAAGGAATTCAACGTGCAAGGAAGCTGGCTAAGTTAGTCGTCCAACAAGGCGGACTGGTTGTGAGCGGTTTGGCTGCCGGAATTGACACCGCTGCCCATACATCTGCAATTAACTCAAACGGATTTACTGCCGCAGTAATTGGAACTCCTTTGAGTAAATCATATCCTCGTGAAAACACGGAATTGCAAGCTTTGATTCAACGGGAGCATCTGTGTGTTTCTCAATTTCCAGAAGGGTATCCTACTCAACCGAAAAATTTTCCAATTCGCAACAGAACAATGGCGTTGATTTCAGATGCGACAGTTATCATTGAGGCGGGAGAAAAAAGCGGTGCAATTTCGCAGGGATGGGAAGCGTTGAGATTGGGAAGGGGTTTGTTCATATCAAAAGCGGTTGTGGATAATCGTTCGTTGACATGGCCAGATGAAATGTTGGCACATGGTGCAGAAGTGCTTTCAGACAAGTCCTTGGATGCTTTCTTTTCGTCTTTACCCGTTCGGATTCTCCCTTTTGAACTGAATGGGATTTCCTTCTAA
- a CDS encoding DNA-processing protein DprA: protein MLDVRVTGKAVNIIFPSENRELFERIAASGAVITQFPFNRKADKQSFPIRNRIVAGMTLGTVVVEANLTSGALITANMAVEQGRQVFAVPGRIDSPRSRGCHELIKKGAKLCEGAEDILSEFEYLFPASNRPPGASETGNLPALTLSENEQKVYDAVVEESNTDEVIRRSGLPSSAVSVALLGLEMKRLIKQLPGKIFVRNN from the coding sequence ATATTAGATGTTCGGGTAACTGGCAAGGCCGTCAATATTATTTTTCCTTCGGAGAATCGCGAATTGTTCGAGCGCATCGCGGCGAGCGGGGCGGTCATCACGCAATTTCCGTTTAATCGCAAGGCGGACAAGCAATCGTTTCCGATTCGCAATCGCATTGTCGCGGGGATGACGCTGGGGACGGTGGTGGTGGAGGCGAATTTGACGAGCGGGGCGTTGATCACGGCGAACATGGCGGTGGAACAGGGGCGGCAGGTGTTCGCGGTTCCCGGGCGGATTGATTCGCCGCGCAGCCGCGGTTGCCATGAGTTGATCAAGAAGGGCGCGAAGCTTTGCGAAGGGGCGGAGGATATTTTGAGCGAGTTCGAATATTTATTTCCCGCGAGCAATCGTCCGCCCGGCGCGAGTGAAACGGGAAATTTGCCGGCGTTGACGTTGTCCGAGAACGAACAAAAAGTTTATGACGCGGTGGTGGAGGAATCGAATACGGACGAGGTGATTCGGCGGAGTGGGTTGCCGAGTTCGGCTGTGTCGGTGGCGTTATTGGGGTTGGAGATGAAGCGGTTGATCAAGCAGTTGCCGGGGAAGATTTTTGTGAGGAATAATTGA